One Thermoanaerobaculia bacterium DNA window includes the following coding sequences:
- a CDS encoding adenylate/guanylate cyclase domain-containing protein → MKLPFLSFRLKLFFVLAIIITFLVGFLYLSLRFETHRQIDRSVSAAATQAQKAFHDVETLWQDQLRKVSLRFTESSRIPGAFEAALDEEDPEVLLDAARYELRLAGLNDVLAVFAFPDGKPFTAMVRGEPVSWSDVLTPGETVNGEDLEVSIRYIVYAGELYAVSIVPLNFFGRMLGEVMLGFPVDREVSLQLGEVLNAQVAFVVNGTSVVATVPNSDTFLLSAMVAASKGDQRVIQILEGGSLAVISDPLPTPSGERAARVCALDLKETLAPFRKIQQALWIMGLAAMIMALIVATLLSRSLTSPIRNLVQATDRVALGDLDFEVTVTSRDELGLLARAFNSMVRGLSLKERYRSLLDKVVSAEVAEEMLKGEVFLGGETREITTLFADIRGFTSLTEGMEPQEVIAMLNEVMDRESASVEQEGGVVDKYVGDALMAVFGAPVAHEDDPLRAVKAALSMQNALSELNESRLQRDLPSIHVGIGVNTGEAVAGNMGSHRRLNYTVLGESVNLASRLCSAAGPGEILVSESTYRRIRKDIDAVEREAIKVKGFTRPVPVYSVLKSSPSSRASFNPTILSGMILALVFLFSSVQGIMAQNNPGIVYTSSSGNFQLDLKGRLSLEGYLPDDSPAWLVEDTEDAFVSGRISLYLSADWKGWLRFQTELRGDRSEYPSSEHISGRFQQAYFRLSHPAGRGFYFQAGKFVSPFGAYPRRHDSVADPLIRPPVMYDYRTMICPGFAPPDNNKFIDWKDRPEHFRPMGAPIIWAAPYQIGALVGFQTKRIDLKLGIMNGAPSAEPKEWNRIPWESYSPSYVVDILYTVSSPLKVGFSYSRGPYSTPAIESTLPYDATIDDYIQEIYGLNAAYAAGWTEVRAEIFWDRWEVPNVTTDPKDLSWMAEVKQKFMAGFFGAVRFGKIHFNDLKRSNGTPDPWDYDFERLQVGLGYNLTRTLLLKTEYMWNRTDGPYDPNDNLASVQLSWLF, encoded by the coding sequence ATGAAACTCCCGTTTCTTTCCTTTCGACTGAAATTATTCTTTGTATTAGCGATAATCATAACGTTCCTTGTCGGATTTCTTTATCTCTCTCTTCGATTCGAAACGCATCGACAGATCGATCGTTCCGTATCCGCAGCCGCCACACAGGCCCAGAAGGCATTCCACGATGTGGAAACCCTCTGGCAGGATCAGCTTCGAAAGGTCAGTCTGCGGTTTACGGAATCGAGCCGGATTCCGGGAGCCTTTGAAGCGGCTCTGGATGAAGAAGATCCTGAAGTGCTGCTGGATGCGGCACGGTATGAACTTCGTCTTGCCGGGCTGAATGACGTACTGGCTGTTTTTGCATTCCCGGATGGCAAACCCTTTACCGCCATGGTAAGAGGTGAACCGGTGTCCTGGAGTGATGTTTTAACCCCCGGGGAGACAGTGAATGGAGAAGATCTCGAAGTCTCCATTCGCTACATCGTCTACGCCGGTGAACTTTATGCAGTCAGCATTGTCCCATTGAACTTCTTCGGCAGAATGCTGGGTGAAGTCATGCTGGGGTTTCCCGTAGACCGGGAAGTCAGCCTGCAGCTGGGTGAAGTTCTGAACGCTCAGGTGGCTTTCGTGGTAAACGGAACCAGCGTTGTGGCCACGGTTCCTAATTCCGACACCTTTCTTCTCAGTGCGATGGTTGCGGCAAGCAAGGGAGATCAGAGGGTAATCCAGATCCTTGAGGGGGGAAGTCTTGCGGTCATTTCCGACCCTCTCCCAACACCTTCCGGTGAACGGGCAGCACGCGTATGTGCCCTGGATTTGAAAGAGACTCTGGCACCCTTCCGCAAAATTCAGCAGGCTCTATGGATCATGGGATTGGCGGCCATGATCATGGCATTAATCGTTGCCACACTGCTTTCCAGGAGTTTGACTTCCCCCATTCGAAATCTCGTTCAGGCGACAGACCGTGTTGCCCTGGGTGATCTTGATTTTGAAGTGACCGTTACTTCCAGGGATGAGCTGGGTCTCCTCGCCCGGGCTTTCAACTCTATGGTGCGCGGACTCTCGTTAAAGGAGCGTTATCGCTCTCTGCTGGACAAAGTGGTCTCGGCAGAGGTGGCGGAAGAAATGTTAAAAGGAGAGGTTTTCCTGGGCGGGGAGACCAGGGAAATTACAACACTTTTTGCCGATATTCGTGGTTTTACCTCGTTGACCGAGGGGATGGAGCCTCAGGAGGTGATTGCCATGCTCAATGAAGTCATGGATCGGGAATCTGCATCGGTAGAGCAGGAAGGCGGAGTCGTCGATAAGTATGTGGGAGACGCATTGATGGCGGTCTTCGGTGCCCCCGTCGCCCATGAGGATGATCCGCTGCGGGCCGTAAAGGCGGCACTCTCGATGCAGAATGCCCTTTCGGAGCTCAACGAAAGCCGGTTGCAACGTGACCTGCCTTCCATCCATGTTGGGATCGGTGTCAATACCGGAGAGGCAGTTGCGGGAAATATGGGATCCCATCGACGTCTGAATTACACCGTGCTGGGAGAGTCCGTCAATCTGGCTTCCCGTCTTTGCTCTGCCGCTGGGCCCGGTGAGATTCTTGTTTCAGAATCAACCTATCGAAGAATCAGGAAGGATATTGATGCGGTAGAACGTGAGGCCATCAAAGTAAAGGGATTTACACGTCCCGTTCCGGTATATTCTGTGCTCAAATCCAGCCCGTCTTCCCGGGCCTCTTTCAACCCCACCATTCTTTCTGGAATGATACTTGCCCTGGTTTTCCTGTTTTCTTCCGTTCAGGGGATCATGGCCCAGAATAACCCCGGAATCGTGTACACATCATCGTCGGGTAATTTTCAGCTGGATCTTAAAGGCAGACTCTCTCTGGAGGGATATCTTCCTGATGACTCTCCAGCATGGCTCGTAGAAGATACCGAGGATGCCTTTGTAAGCGGTCGCATCAGCCTCTACCTGTCGGCAGACTGGAAGGGGTGGCTTCGTTTCCAGACCGAACTTCGGGGAGATCGAAGCGAATACCCTTCAAGTGAGCATATTTCCGGCCGCTTTCAGCAGGCCTATTTCCGCCTTAGCCATCCCGCTGGAAGGGGATTCTATTTCCAGGCAGGCAAATTTGTCTCTCCCTTTGGTGCCTACCCGAGACGACATGATTCCGTCGCGGACCCATTGATTCGCCCCCCCGTCATGTACGATTACCGGACCATGATCTGTCCGGGTTTCGCTCCTCCCGATAACAATAAATTCATTGACTGGAAGGATCGTCCCGAACATTTCCGACCGATGGGAGCTCCCATCATATGGGCCGCGCCTTACCAGATAGGCGCCCTGGTCGGGTTTCAGACAAAACGGATCGATCTCAAGCTTGGAATCATGAATGGAGCGCCTTCAGCGGAACCGAAAGAGTGGAACCGTATACCCTGGGAATCCTACAGTCCCTCCTATGTGGTTGATATCCTCTACACAGTAAGTTCACCGCTGAAAGTGGGATTTTCCTACAGCCGTGGTCCCTATTCCACGCCGGCGATTGAGTCTACTCTTCCGTATGATGCGACGATTGATGATTATATCCAGGAAATTTATGGACTGAATGCGGCGTATGCAGCGGGTTGGACCGAGGTTCGAGCAGAAATCTTCTGGGACCGGTGGGAAGTTCCAAACGTTACCACTGACCCGAAGGACCTCTCCTGGATGGCGGAAGTCAAGCAGAAATTCATGGCCGGATTCTTCGGTGCCGTTCGCTTTGGGAAAATACACTTCAACGACCTGAAACGGTCCAACGGTACTCCGGATCCGTGGGATTATGATTTTGAACGGCTTCAGGTCGGTCTGGGATACAACCTGACTCGAACCCTCCTTCTGAAGACCGAGTATATGTGGAACCGGACCGATGGCCCATACGATCCCAACGACAATCTGGCATCCGTACAGTTATCCTGGCTTTTCTGA